In the genome of Nocardia terpenica, one region contains:
- a CDS encoding IclR family transcriptional regulator, whose amino-acid sequence MQTGDHRAGSGYRERNSTADRALDILGLFSAGKPVWSGTEIADRLGVARSTGYRYLQSLVGRGFIEEAGHGYRLGPRVFELARVARAGLGLSEVALPVMRGLAEQVNEMVLLTRRSGRSVVCLDLVEASRGVRLTYERGQVLPINAGAAAQVLLAWADPVEVTALLGAGPLERFTARTITDPNTLRARLVQIRKQGVAVAQGELDEHILGVAAPIRDAGGAVCAAVSVAALAVRIPRAELPALKFTVRAAATDISRRLTLVDA is encoded by the coding sequence GTGCAGACCGGAGACCATCGAGCGGGCAGCGGATATCGCGAGCGGAACTCGACCGCGGACCGCGCGCTGGACATCCTGGGCTTGTTCAGCGCGGGAAAGCCGGTGTGGTCCGGCACCGAAATCGCCGACCGGCTGGGCGTGGCCCGCTCCACCGGCTACCGCTATCTGCAGAGCCTGGTGGGCCGCGGTTTCATCGAGGAGGCCGGGCACGGGTACCGGCTCGGCCCGCGCGTGTTCGAACTCGCCCGGGTGGCGCGCGCCGGGCTCGGGCTGTCGGAGGTGGCGCTGCCGGTCATGCGCGGGCTGGCCGAGCAGGTGAACGAAATGGTGCTGCTGACTCGGCGATCCGGCCGGTCGGTGGTGTGCCTGGATCTGGTCGAGGCGTCGCGCGGGGTGCGCCTGACCTACGAGCGCGGCCAGGTGCTGCCGATCAACGCGGGCGCCGCCGCGCAGGTCCTGCTGGCCTGGGCCGATCCCGTGGAGGTGACGGCGCTGCTCGGCGCCGGGCCGCTGGAGCGGTTCACCGCGCGGACCATCACCGATCCGAATACGCTGCGCGCCCGGCTGGTTCAGATCCGCAAGCAGGGCGTCGCCGTCGCTCAGGGCGAACTCGACGAGCACATTCTCGGTGTGGCAGCGCCCATTCGCGATGCCGGGGGAGCGGTGTGCGCGGCGGTGAGCGTGGCCGCCCTGGCCGTGCGCATCCCGCGGGCCGAGCTGCCGGCGCTGAAATTCACCGTGCGCGCGGCCGCCACGGATATCTCACGCCGCCTGACCCTGGTCGACGCCTGA